Genomic window (Canis lupus dingo isolate Sandy chromosome 6, ASM325472v2, whole genome shotgun sequence):
TGATAAATGCATGACTCTTGGGGCTGTGTCGGTCTCCTCAGTTTGGTTGGAGGGCAGACTTCCTCACTTTTGGGAAAGAAAGCTGTACCTCGTTGAGAAGAAAGACAGGGGTGCCTAGCCACTGCAGTGGAACATAAGTGCATTTAGAAGTGTGCATATTGAAGATGGGTAGtcaagggggtgggtgggagtcTGTACCAATCATCTACCCACTGCCTCTCAGCTCTAAATTCACCTTTGACTggcctggaaaaacaaaacaaaaacaaaaacaaaaccaaaacagatcTGGACCCTttacatatttttccctttgccaGCTGACACTGAAGCTTTGTCGGCAGAGGATGCAGGAGACACCACCACAAGACAGACTGTGTCTCCCAGGTCCGGATGCTCTCTCTTGCAGCATGGGCAGCTGACCCAGCTGCAGGCCCTTGCCGGGCTCACCCTTCCCCCCAGCAGCTGCCTTGGCAGTTTTGTAGCAGAGCACAAGTGAGACACCTTCCCAAAAGATCTATCTCCTGCAGTTCCATGGGGTGGCATCACAGTGACGTCTCTGCCATGCGATAAGCAGAGGGCCAGGTCCAGGAGTTGGGATCTCAGTCCTGGCATCATATGCTCTCCTCCATGGATACActatctctgttctttttttttcttttttttctttttaaaaaaattttttaaaaaaaatttatttatgatagtcatacagagagagagagagagagagagagagagagagaggcagagacataggcagagggagaagcaggctccatgcaccgggagcctgacgtgggattcgatcccgggtctccaggatcgcacccagggccaaaggcaggcgccaaaccgctgcgccacccagggatcgctcTCTGTTCTAAGTTTAGGGATTTCTCCTTACCTCTGCTACTCTTCTTTAGTGGTCTCCTTACCTCTCACTAGCCAAACCCTTATACactaataattctttatatttatatcaaacCTGTCCTGTTCAAATCACTGTGTAGTCCATTCTCCTGCCTGGACTCAAACTGACAGGATAACTCTACCACCTATGAAGCAACCGGCAAGAAAGCTGGAAATCAGCTTTTATCACATGCTCTCCCCCATCTCTACAATGAACTGGTTCAGATTGGTTATCAATTTTTGTTGATTCTAATTCCTTCATCTCCACTGAATTAAGAATCTTCTCATCTACTGTGATTTAGTTTAGAGCTCTGAAATATTCACTGGCTACTACAACAAATCTAGAACCACTTTTGGTATCTATCTTTTTGTCAGTCCTCTGCTGCCAATCTTTTCTGTTCTAAGATCTTTTCAACCTATAGccatagtttttttaaaaaacataaatcccACTCATGTCATTCTCctgattaaaattatttaatcccttgggatccctgggtggcgcagcggtttggcgcctgcctttggcccggggcacgatcctggagacccaggatcgaatcccacgtcgggctcccggtgcatggagcctgcttctccctctgcctgtgtctctgcctctctgtctctctctgtgtgactatcatgaataaataaaatctttaaaaaaaaaataaataaataaaaaaaataaaattatttaatcccCTACTTTGATAATGAAATTCAAACCCCCGCTCCTcatgatttagcacctgcctcgtTTTCTATTACCTTCCACTAGTCAAACCTTCTCTCatcaccacaccacaccacaacCAATTTCTTCTACTGCATGGAACAACTTCCATTTCTCTGGCATGGTTCAGGCTGTCTTTGTCGTAAAATCTGGGCCTTTGCATCTGCTGCTTCCTAAATTACTAAGCCTCTATCACTCAACCTGGATAACTCGTTCTTGACAGGATGAGATCTGAGGTAGCCACAGACTAAAATCACCATGACCTTAGTTAGATGTGCACAGTGATTTGTACTTAGAAGGCAGTATGTGGCACTCAAACCATAGCACCCTAGTGTATGCTGAGATAGAACACTGTGATAGGAACCCAGGTCTCCCCTTGCCTGGTCCAGGTCAGTGCTCACTTAGAAGGATCACATCACCGATATATTTGTCCATCAATGATGGATACACACCCAAACTGATTTAACTTTTTCTTACCTCCGGAAAGATCCATCTTATTGCTCTGTACATTTTCTTCGGGTGAGTCTCTCTGAAGCAAGAAAACACATTGTGTTAGCGGGCCTTGacttattaatgaaaataaaaatgaaaaattttactttatatttcagtatttgtcaaaaatcaaatggACCGCAAAACTCTTTCCACTGcctaataagaaaattttaaaaataagatatgtgATCAATGTTTTTAGCTAAAAGTGTAAAAAGACAGAAAGCTTCATGGCCAATTTTACTCTAACCTCCAGCATATACATAAAGACTCAAAGATAAtttgttaagaaaacaaaaaactgaagttAGGGTAAATTTACAGACCATCACTCAAAGAAGGGCTGCTATAAAAATACACTTACCGAAAAACTGATATTTGAAAACTGTTTAACGAATGGATTTATCCATGCTTCTTCTTGTTTGTTTCCACCTTTCATGGTTCCCTTTGCAAAACAAAAGAGTAGAAAGCTGCCATGGCCACCTCTATTGATCTAGGTACAGTGATGGATTAATAAAACTTCAAGACAATTCCCAATTCTCATATTTAGCCAATTAATTTCTCCTCCAACCAATTTTAGCAGAGTTGTTAACAATTACAAAtcaacttatttaattttcaactttCTTTGCTCCAGTCCTCTGGTATGGCTGTAACGTACAGAGAAATCTCTAACAGCAAGCAGTCAGAAGGAAAAGACGGAAGCAAAGGGCCTTGATgatccacaaaaagaaaaaaaaaggtcctcACAATAACAGAGAACTGCTCATCACAATTTCCAGTTTACAACTGGACTATGTTCTAAGAGCTTAATTATAACCTCGATTTGTGGCATTCTCATAACACACCAAAGTAAAAGTACTCGTTAGGTTCCTCAGGTTAGTCCAAAGAAACCGACATAACCCACGATTTAATTACGCTATGCGCACTGtactgaaaaactataaaaaaaaaaaaacaaaccaaaactattttaaaatttcaatttgtgTCACTGAGAACACAGTACTCCAATGGCAGCTGAGCTGggggttccccccacccccctccaccttGGTGCCAGTGCCGTAGTTGGCTAGGCACAGGCAGTACAGAAACGCCTTTGAGGCACACTCTCAAGGAACCACGAGCCTGGCTGTCGGGGAGGCTGGATGCCACAGGGACCAAGGTCTCCAATGAATATGAAGACCACGGGGCTGTTCTTGGTCTGACCTTAATTCCCCTTTCCCGTTGCTACCGCCTGTTCCTTCCGACTGTGGGACAGAACACAGTTTCATGATCCCCCCCAAGTGCAGGTCTCTGAAGCAAGCACCTAACCCTTGCCAAGGTTTCTGAAGTCCTCCTTgattcctctgcctccccctgccctcttGCCTAACTGGCTGCCAAAGCCTCTGTCCCTCTGATTTCGAAATGCCTCTCTACTCAGTCTCTTGCACTACACATCCACTTTGGTTTCCCAGTTCAAGCCCTCACTTCTCACCCGAATGAGTGCAGAAGCTTCCTGACTGAGACTCCCCCAACTCTGGTCTCTCCTCTGTGCCAATTATCTTTCATACCATCACTGGTTagctttctttaaagaaagtagtttttaaaagccCAAGGTCATGTTGCCTTCTATGCAATTTCATTGGCTCCATATCTTAGAATAAAGTTCAAATTCTTTGGCATGGTATTGAAAATACTTTACAATCTAGCCTTAATTTAACTATAGAGCCAGATCTCCTATCACCTCTTTCAGAAATTCTCCACTTTAGTATGTCAGGCTACTCTTTTCCTTAGCATATCCCACCCGCAGGCATCTTCCAAACTCAAGTGGCCACTCCTTAGCGCTCTCCTACTGTCCCATACTAGACTCTGAGTTCCTCGAAGGTGCAGCTCATTTCTTAGTGTTTCTGAACCCCCAGCACcaagcacagtacctggcacacagcagaagctaaataaatgtttgcagttgctttctaaaagatttttactagcagaaacaaaggagaaagagtaAAAAGGCTACAcaccctttcccttctcctttttttgcCACTCAGACCCTGTAAGGAAAGACAAAGTCACAAAACAGCATGGTCCAGTGGGAAGAACACAGGGTTTGGAATTAGAAGACCTAAAATTAAGTCCTTGCTCTGTCAACTAGTTATGCATCTTTGGGCAAGTCACCACCTTTGACAGTCTCAAATTCCTCATCGGTATTCTACCTCAGAAGGTCATGAGGATCAAATGGCTTATGTAAAATATGGGAAAGCATTTCATAAGCTATATGCAGTGGCAATAGGCAAATTCAGCCAAATGcaacatctttttaaatgaaaatggcaGGTCCTAGACTGAGAATCCCAGGATTAAAAGGGAGGGACCCTGGTGGCCAACTAATGTAACTACTGGATATTTGACCTCTAAGATCCcgggggctgggggtaggggggtagGGGCGGTGGGTTGGTGGCGCACACCAGTTTTCAAATAGAGTGAGGCGGAGAGAACCACCTGAGGGTCTGGgcacatattttgaaaatggtCCCCAAGAGAATCTGGCACCAGCATCCAACACCACCTCTTAAGAGACAGTGCTCtacatcagtggttctcagctctAGCTCTGCATCAGAGACATATGGGGTCCAATTTCCAAAACTACAGGAGGCCTGGGATATAGTAAGCTGTACCTGTAACAAATGCCATAGGACTCTGATGTACTCAACAGGTTTGGGAATAAGATTTGTCCACATATCAGAGGAAAATCAAATGGCTCATTCCTAGGGATTTTTGTCACAGGACCTTTAGGGCTAGGGGAAGGGATACAGATGGGGGATGAAAAAGGAAGCCACCGATTCTGGGTAaaggggagggctggggactGCGGGTGAAGCGGAACTGGGAGTCAACATGGAGATTTGCCCTTCTCTTCACCCCCACCGCTGCAAGCCCACCTTGGGGTGAGGGGCTGTCCCAGGCAGCactggtggagggagaggaggagagaaatccCAAGCTGTAGCAGTGGGGAGAAAGGAAGTTCCTGCAGTCTTATGGCTTTCTAGGTGGCTGCCCATACAAAAGGCTATACCTAAATTGGGGACTGCCTGGCCTGTACTCATTGCCATAAATGGGCAGGAAGAACATAAATTTCCTGAGGGTAAACTACCTTTGGAATTGAAAATTTCAAGGGCTTTGCCCTTGAAATGTTTACCTTCGAtgacattttctttgtatatgGAGGCCAATTTAAAGATGAGTTAAGCTCTTGAGATGAATTACTATTCCACATTCCAATCTCTacatcctcttcctcttcccagccAGTGGGGCGATTTCCAGGCAATGGCATATCATCACCACACCAGCCATCTTGCATAGATTTTGGCCCTGATTGTGATTTGTGATACAAAGAGAAACATGATTTAATCAAACAATTCTTTCTGGAGAACAAGCACTCATTATGGGGGTGGGGAATCTAGGAAAAACCCcacttttatttcccttcacaAATCTACATGGTAGGAATCTATGTTTTATACTTGAAGTTTCCActaagcaagatttttttttttttaaagtaatctctacacccaacatggaccctgaactcatgaccctgagagagCAAGAGTCTTACGCTCTACACCACCTGAGTGAAtcaggtatgcctgggtggctcagtcagttaagtgtccaacttttgatctcggatcaggtcttttttttttttttttttttttttaatttatttatgacagtcacacagagagaaagagagaggcagagacacaggcagagggagaagcaggctccatgcaccgggagcccgacgtgggattcgatcccgggtctccaggatcgcgccctgggccaaaggcaggcgccaaaccgccgcgccacccagggatccctcggatcaggtcttgatctcagggtcttgatcaagcctcccactgggctccctgctgggtgtggagattactttacaaaaaaaaaaaaaaaggaaggaaggaaggaaaggaaaaaggaaaaaggaaaaaggaaaggaaaaaaagtatctcCCGTTCTTTTTACAAACAGACCATTCCTAAACATGGCCTTCTTGTTCAAACTCAACAATCTGTATGGCAACACACAGGGCAGAAAGGATCGAGGAAATTTCAAAGAattcattttgatatatattttcaaagagaatGGCCAGAAAGTATTGCAAGTTATGAGCAGAAAGCATCTCAACTGGATACTCAGCTTTTGGAATTCCTATGGGGACCCCACATACAACTTATGGGATAGTAATGATGTTCATCTGAATGTTGAATCAGGTCTTTCCTGaactttgttgattttctgtataaTATTCAGGGAGTAATCTGGAACTGAGCCAGTTTGGATATGCATCCACATTACTCTATAACCTGTCTCTAATGCTGGATAACATGAAAGTTGCTTGATTAGGTAATCTGATTTGGTAAAAGAGAACTTCGATTTGGTGAAGTAAATGCAAATCCTTATAGTTAACAGTTCTAAGGAAAGACAAGAACATCCAGAAAGCTAAAAAGAGCAAATCAAATtacaaattcaaagaaacaaacagtaaaaTCACATAGTAGGATACACAGATACATTTATCAATGATACAAACATTATCTGATTATTTAATTGTAGTCAACAAGAGATCACCACTGTGACAAAAGAGCCACCAGGAATTATCAATAACTTACCAGATTTGCTTAATGCTTGAGGACCAACAGAGCTGGAGCCCCACGTGGATGTGTTGGATGCTGCAGCAATGGGCTCCCCCCAGCTGGGACCACTGTCTATGGGTTTACCCCATGCTGAAGTACCATTATCCACAGTTGTGGCTGGAGTAGAAGGCTCCCCCCAGGGCTCACCCCAGCCTTTAGAAAGTGTGGGAAAAGAAGTCATCAGCACAAGGTAGGGTGGTGCAGGGCAATAAGGAGTACTCAGGGAACAAAAGATGAAGATGTTCATATTCACAGACTGAATAATGATGCTGCAATGGGCATGGGCAAAGACAATGGCTTCTGTTTTATGCAAAGAAGACAAATCATTTCCCATCATCATAATTTAACTACCggtgtgaaatttttttttttccatcacctatttcataaTTGCCCTCTGGGTGTAGAGCGGACTTTTTTTTGAATGACCTTAATTATGGCAAGTTATCCTcctttgaaaatgaatttaattccTGGAAAAGTCAAGTCAATCTGAGGCAAACCTAGTAAATCCAAGCAGGTAATCAAGTTGGGTAATAGTGTACATAAACGATTTTTACCATAAGTGCAACCTTTCAACATCACTATTCTGGggcaaaaaaaattaactacaatACCAACAATAGGTAGACATCCTACTTTTATACACGCTGGACAACACTTCTTAAAAATCCAGAGGTATCAGGTTGTCTAATGTAAAGCCATAAACAACATTCAAAAGAACTCAAACAGCCTTTTCCTTAGATGAATACCTCTTTCTTCTATGAATTAAATCCAAATACCATAAACTATCCTGGGGGGAAAAGAATTAGACGCTGAAAGGTTAGCTCATGAAAACATTCCTATCCCTCCAACGGGACTGCTTATTATTCCATTACCAAAGACAATGCATTCCAATGACACTTAATGAAAATGTCGTTGTCAAGATAATCTGCAGAGATAGGAATTAGCTCCTTGTTATGAGAGTGGGAATATGTGGGAATACACCAGAAAGGTATTATCAAATGTTTTGagcacacaaacatacacactgTATAACTAATAGACTTGGATTTCATGCCTACTTAAATAAATCCCTTCCAAGGCCAAATATAGCACAGGGTATTTAGAGAATATTGTACTTggatgcttgttttctttctggggATTCTGTaatcaaataacaaaacaaagtaagTAACGACTTGACTCAGAAGAACTGAGAAGTGTACAGCATCCCCAACAGATACCACTTTCCCAACTCTACCTTCTGCTGTCTTCCTAGCAGAGAACGGAGTGTGGGAGATTCACAACCAACATGGCCACAGACAGAGCTCGGTTCCTGATGTTAAACACCTTGCCCATTCTTTTATTCACTAGAAGCTCCTCCTGGgttggagggaggggggaaagccCTTTGTGCGCATATGCAAATACTGTTAAATCTTACAGCACCCGGTACATTGAAAGGAGGCTTACAATACTGTGAAACATTTTGTAACACCATCAGACTCCATTAAATGAAAACTTACCAGAGCCACTGCCTGCCTCTTTGTTTGAGATGGCACTTGCAGATGGTAGCAACTGGTGTACCTGTGCTTGCTGGTCTGAACGGCTGCTGCCATTTGGGACATTTTTGTTCCACATGTTCACATTTTTGTAGTTGTATTTGCTCGGATCTCCCCAAGCTGAAGTTCCGTCATCGATCTCCATTTTGCGACGTATGGATTCTGGGGATGGTTCCTCCCAGCCTGTGGGCTCTTCTTCTTTTGTTGGGGCTGGTATAGGTCCTCCCAGCCAGCCTGTACCAGGAGGTTTGCCTGTTGCTGGTGGGATTCCCCAAGACCCGACAATGTCTTGTTGCTTGTTCCAGTCTGGAGAAGTGACTGGCTTTGACGAATCTCCCCAACCTAGAGACTGATTAGACTTTGGAGGATCTCCCCATCCCTGGGAAGGATTAGGTTTAGAAGATTCATCCCATCCTGACGAATTATTTGGATTTATGTTATTTCCCCAAGTAAAAGAACTAGTTTTACCAAGTTCATTCCAACCAGAAACAGACCTGTCACTGTCACTACCTCCTGAGCTAGATTTCTTATTAGCCTCACCCCAATGGTTACTCCTTGACGTTTCTCCCCAGTTATCACTGGCAGAAACGGACCACCCTTGGTTTGATTTCTGTCCATCACCCCATCCCTGTTTGCTCTTTTGCGAATCATTCCATGCGGACTTCTCTTCTTTGCTGTTCCCCCACTGATTGCTCTTGACCATTCCTGTAGCAGCAGCATCATCTTCCCATCCCCCCTGGCAGCTTGAGCCTTTGGAATCTCCCCACCTCAGAGCAGGTTTGGGATCTCCCCACCCCGATACAGATGAGGTATCATTACTAGTAGGGCTAGTCTTATCTGTACATGCCCCTGAGTTAAAAGTCTGTGTTGCAGAGCTTCCCCAGGCCTCTGTCCCATTGTCagtctttctttcccctctagGTGATGTTTCCGTATCCCAGGCAGTATTCTGCTTAATAGGAGTCTGTCCCCAACCAGAGTTGGAGAGGACACGTGGATCCAAGTCAGTTCTGTTTACGATGCTTTGGAGTAATGTGTGCTGATCAATTTTTCTCCGATCTCTACTCTGATTTTCCCCAGTGGCTTTCTCCTCGAGGCGTCCAGTGCTTTCTGTACTACCTTCACTCTCCACTGTACCTCCTGTTTTGGCCCACACACTGTTCTGCTCAGTTGTCTGAGATGCGGCAGAAGCCTGATCCTCTTCCTCAGTAGATTTCCATCCATTTGTAAACTTCTTACCATTGCCATTTGCACTGTCATTGGAATGCTGATTGCTAGGCAGTTTGCTCCACTCCACGCTGGGTATATTAGTGCCAGTGTTTTGTGCAGGAGTTCCCCATCCTCGTCGACTTCCTCCAGAATTTGCGCCATTTCCACTTCCCCACGATGCATTCTGGGAATTCGTTGCCCCAGACTCCCACACACCTCCTCCTTTATTTGTGTTCACTTGAAAGTTAGTGCCCATAGGCCCATTTATGCCAGGCTGCATTAGAGTTGCATTCACAGTGTCACCATTAGCTTGGCCGTTAGGGCTCGAACATTTGTCTCCAGAGTAATTAGAACCATAGGCACCCCACGTAGTACCGTAAGAGCCTCCACTTTTTGGCTCTCCATTGCTAAGATGAGAAAGGGAAGTGCCATTCATAACCGATGGAGCCTGTATCTGAGGATGATTCATTGTGCTCACACGCCAGGCCCCTGTATTACTAGGCAGTTCGTTATTCTGTACTGAACCGGAGTTTGGTAAACTAGAGGTCATAAAGTTAGTAGTGTTATTTGGTCCAGTCATCTCAGTGGTAATATTCTGAGGTTGACCACTGAATGAAACCTTCTGTGTACCACTTACTTCAGATTCACAAGTTTCCTGAAGGCTTCCCCAGGTACCATGGGTGGAAGAACCACCCACTTTAGAGTTAATACTCTGATTGTTAGGCATCTGGCCTATGGTACTACACTGAATATTGATGCCAGAACTACCGCTCCCTACAGGCCCTTTGAGGGCAAGTCCGTTGTTGTCTAATACTGGCCAGGCACCATGGTTGCTAGCTGAATTCAAAGTGCTTGGATTTAACCCTCCATTTGATGAAGAACTTACAGTGCCCCAAGCATTCATTCTATTGTTGCTACTTTCTGATTTGCTTTCAGGAgcatccacagagacctgacatgTGCTTATTATGGCTCCATGGGAAAAACCCCATGGCCCAGGACTACTTCCATGGCCCACATTATTGCTGCTGCTACCAACCACAAACTTGTTTTGGGAACCAAGTCCAGTGCTATTCCGAAGGCCATCTTTTTCACCACCTGTGCTCCCTGAAGCCATGATAGTGATGTTTCTCTCTGATTCAGAACTGGAGGCAGAATCAGCATCCATACATTCTGAAGCCAACTCTGGATCACTGCCAGGGACTGAGGGCCATGCTTCTGTCTCAGGGGAGTCGTTTACAACAGCATTCTTACAATTTGTGCTAGAGTCACTCGGAGAAGACACAGGTCCCCGCTGTGAATTTTCATAATGGGATCCTGAAGTACTGTGGTTTATATctagaataaaggagaaatacaaaaaCTATTAAGTGCTTGGAAAGATGAGAAATGTTATAAACATATGTGGTTCCTCGACATTAACAAAATTTGATACTTGGCAGTATGGTTACAAAAGCACGGATTATATCCCAGCTACCAACTTTCCTTATCTAGTCATTAATTCCACACAGGCAGGGTATTTTGCGTTTTATTCACTGATGTTATCCTATGAGCCTAGGGCAGTACCTGGAACACAAGAGTCCCTCTCATTAGAGATCTGCTGCTGAATGAACAAACTATTACTTATCAGCAAGTAGAAGAATTTTAGTGTCAGGAAGAACTAGGTTGTAGTAATGTATTAGGATAATGAAGCAACCCAGGCCTAGAGGCCTGAcgtggaaaaaaaaagggggggctggGAAGGAGATGGGTAAGGACAAAGGAGCAGGACAAACTTGACTAAATGTATTAGAAACATATGAGAAAtcctttcctgtctttcctttcttaGAGGAGCTTTTTCACACAACGGTTTTGGGTATTAGAAcaagtttataaaaattacaaagcctttctttcccattttatttccatttcattagtGTTTATGTTCAACCTGAAATACTGCATGCaagtacaaatatttttagttgCATTCTccttcataaaaatttaatttacctTCATAGCCATATTTTTTAGGAGATCACAGAAttatgatgattaaaaaaatcaagtgctGACACTGAACATCATTAATGATCAGTCATAGAATCCTATAATCTTGGACTCACCGCTATACATTATCATCTAGTTATCTTCCTGCAGGTAGAGGGCAGGCAGTTCTCATGCTTCTAATACTTCCCCAGATTCATTCCTCTCATTCGGTTTAAGGATCTGGTAGTTAAAAGTTCCTCAGGGATATTAACCTGCATAAGATGTCTGCATTTAGACTGTCTTTAGGGGGTTGCTTATGTTGTAGTTTTCAACTAGAGTAGTACTCAGAATCCTACGTAGTGCTTTTAAATAACATACATGTTCAAATCACATCCTCACATCCCAGACCTAATAAACCAACTGCTAGGAGTTGCAAGCCTAGAAAACAAATGTAACTCACTACCAATGTACTGCAAATATAGAAAATCAGGTTCATCTTCCATCATTTCTCTCAAAGCACAATCATCAAGCATTAAAAAACTAGGAGTtagaaagaagagcagaaaaaagaCTAAAGAGAGACTAAAGGCGTATACATAATTCACCAATTACATGAATCTTAAAGTTCCATAACAAACTCTTATCTCCACTCCCAGTTgggaatcatttttttaagctgTCAAATGAAGTTTTTCATCATCTTTCAGTGCCCATGAGAAGCATTTTCCTCATGAAACACAGGATATCGAACAGTTTGTCTCATGGGGTAAAAACAAACCAATATATCAACACCGGCACCAGCAGTATCATCAATCAGGACCACGGATCATgtgttttctctgcatttttgtcACTGACTCCTTGAAACAACCCTAAAGCACCGGATACTACCTTTACTTTGTAGctgggaaaataaatgaaggcCCAGAGGCTAAGTTACAGAAAATCAGGTGAGGAAAGCAGGATTCAGCATTGAGTAATAAAGCAAGGTGGCTAAGTACATTGCTGAAACTCCACAGACACCAAGACTCAAGTCTGGGCTCTCTGCAGCAGTTGTATGACCAAATTTGCACAACAGGGAGACAGACAGTACCTCTTTACCCAGCTGTTAACTATACTGTCCTATGTGAAGTATTTAGTTCAGTGCCAGCTTCAAAGAAATGCTCCACCAGTGGCAGTTTGGTATAGTGATTAAGAGCACAACTTTGTAGTCAGACTGCTTGGGCTTAAAAGCTGCTCTGTCATTTCCTAGTTATATGATCACAGGCAAGATCCTCAATCTTTCTgtatcttagtttcctcatctgtaaagtgagaacAGTAATTGCACCTGTCTCAAACAGAATACTAACTCCTGGATCATTCCCCCACAGATGCCTAttcccaaaggagaaaaaaaattctgcttttttacTGGTTTTCTTCGTCTCAGTAAGTTTCCTAAAACCTAAGATTTATCCTTGCTTGCTTACTGTGCATGGCAAATCCCAACCACCACCGAACCCCAAATCCATCCACTTTTCTCCAGATCTAACAACCaagccaccatcaccatcatcagcaCCTCAAAGACGTCGAGTAAAAGTACTTGTTGcccattatttgttttttcacatGCATGTGTGTTTCTTGCCACTTCCACAGAGCAAGCGTAAGAAAGGAAGATTGAGAATGTTCGACAAAACCGCCTAGGCTGAACACAAAAGGACAGACCTGGAATTTAACAGTGCAGCAGCAGAAGCATTCCCATACTGACAGGAAAAGGCAAGGTACTTGGCATCAACACTAATGCTCAGCCTTGCGCTGGGACTACTGACCAATGAAAGAGGACCCAGAAATAAAGGGTAAAGATagtggaaaagaaacaaaagaagctaACATGTATGAAGCAATAGTTTTCCTATATACCAGAAGTAGTTGACAAGAAAATGTAATTGAGAAAAGAACCTAACTCTAACAGCCACAAAAATCACAAAGCAACTTAGAATACGGctaacagaaatatttaaagttatatGTGATTACGTTTTATTGCAGGCCACAGAAGACAACTTGATTAAGTACAGATACTTGTTCCTGAACAGGAAGACAGaataatattctttcttaaagTGTAATTCAATTATAAGAAATTACTAACAGGAGTCTGTAGCATGgataaagtgatttaa
Coding sequences:
- the TNRC6A gene encoding trinucleotide repeat-containing gene 6A protein isoform X6; this translates as MRELEAKATKDVERTLSRDLVQEEEQLMEEKKKKKDDKKKKEAAQKKATEQKIKVPEQIKPSVSQPQPANSNNGTSTATSTNNNAKRATANNPQQQQQPQPPQQPQQPPQQPPQPPQQQPQPAQALPRYPREVPPRFRHQEHKQLLKRGQHFPVIAANLGSAVKVLSSQSESSALTNQQPQNNGEVQNSKNQSDINHSTSGSHYENSQRGPVSSPSDSSTNCKNAVVNDSPETEAWPSVPGSDPELASECMDADSASSSESERNITIMASGSTGGEKDGLRNSTGLGSQNKFVVGSSSNNVGHGSSPGPWGFSHGAIISTCQVSVDAPESKSESSNNRMNAWGTVSSSSNGGLNPSTLNSASNHGAWPVLDNNGLALKGPVGSGSSGINIQCSTIGQMPNNQSINSKVGGSSTHGTWGSLQETCESEVSGTQKVSFSGQPQNITTEMTGPNNTTNFMTSSLPNSGSVQNNELPSNTGAWRVSTMNHPQIQAPSVMNGTSLSHLSNGEPKSGGSYGTTWGAYGSNYSGDKCSSPNGQANGDTVNATLMQPGINGPMGTNFQVNTNKGGGVWESGATNSQNASWGSGNGANSGGSRRGWGTPAQNTGTNIPSVEWSKLPSNQHSNDSANGNGKKFTNGWKSTEEEDQASAASQTTEQNSVWAKTGGTVESEGSTESTGRLEEKATGENQSRDRRKIDQHTLLQSIVNRTDLDPRVLSNSGWGQTPIKQNTAWDTETSPRGERKTDNGTEAWGSSATQTFNSGACTDKTSPTSNDTSSVSGWGDPKPALRWGDSKGSSCQGGWEDDAAATGMVKSNQWGNSKEEKSAWNDSQKSKQGWGDGQKSNQGWSVSASDNWGETSRSNHWGEANKKSSSGGSDSDRSVSGWNELGKTSSFTWGNNINPNNSSGWDESSKPNPSQGWGDPPKSNQSLGWGDSSKPVTSPDWNKQQDIVGSWGIPPATGKPPGTGWLGGPIPAPTKEEEPTGWEEPSPESIRRKMEIDDGTSAWGDPSKYNYKNVNMWNKNVPNGSSRSDQQAQVHQLLPSASAISNKEAGSGSGPKSMQDGWCGDDMPLPGNRPTGWEEEEDVEIGMWNSNSSQELNSSLNWPPYTKKMSSKGLSGKKRRRERGTMKGGNKQEEAWINPFVKQFSNISFSRDSPEENVQSNKMDLSGGMLQDKRMEIDKHSLNIGDYNRTVGKGPGSRPQISKESSMERSPYFDKDGIVADESQNMQFMSSQSMKLPPSNSALPNQALGSIAGLGMQNLNSVRQNGNPSMFGVGNTAAQPRGMQQPPAQPLSSSQPNLRAQVPPPLLSPQVPVSLLKYAPNNGGLNPLFGPQQVAMLNQLSQLNQLSQISQLQRLLAQQQRAQSQRSVPSGNRQQQDQQGRPLSVQQQMMQQSRQLDPSLLVKQQTPPSQQQPLHQPAMKSFLENVMPHTTPELQKGPSPINAFSNFPIGLNSNLNVNMDMNSIKEPQSRLRKWTTVDSISVNTSLDQNSSKHGAISSGFRLEESPFVPYDFMNSSTSPASPPGSIGDGWPRAKSPNGSSSVNWPPEFRPGEPWKGYPNIDPETDPYVTPGSVINNLSINTVREVDHLRDRNSGSSSSLNTTLPSTSAWSSIRASNYNVPLSSTAQSTSARNSDSKLTWSPGSVTNTSLAHELWKVPLPPKNITAPSRPPPGLTGQKPPLSTWDNSPLRVGGGWGNSDARYTPGSSWGESSSGRITNWLVLKNLTPQIDGSTLRTLCMQHGPLITFHLNLPHGNALVRYSSKEEVVKAQKSLHMCVLGNTTILAEFASEEEISRFFAQSQSLTPSPGWQSLGSSQSRLGSLDCSHSFSSRTDLNHWNGAGLSGTNCGDLHGTSLWGTPHYSTSLWGPPSSSDPRGISSPSPINAFLSVDHLGGGGESM